ACAAAAATTACTTTATTTTCATCATCAGATATTACAATACCTTCTTCAATTTGGTTCATAACATGCTCATAAATAATCTGCAATTGTTTTAAAGAACGCTCCATAATATTTCTCCCAAAATCTTTTTATTTATCTGCCGAAACTCAGGTATAAACTGATATTAGCAATCAGACCTGCAAATATCAATATATAGGCCTTAAAAATTAATTCCAATGATTTCCAGAGAATGAGGAGCAATTGCAGATACGCACTTGCGCTCTGCTGCATTTTGTGCTACACTATCCCCTGCAATAAGGCCGCAGATTCCCAGCAGCTATAAGTTTCAGGGATGATCTGCATAAAATGACCGGTGTGTTCGAGACCTTCCACACCTAAAACAAAACTAAAGGAGAAAATTGAATAATGGTAAACAAAACTAACAAAACCGTGTACTACATGACACATGGAGCAGTAATCGCAGCGATTTACGTAGTGCTGACAATGATGTTTCAGCCAATTTCCTTCGGACCAGTGCAGTTCCGAATTTCTGAAGCGCTGTGTATTCTTCCCTACTTTACTCCGGCGGCAGTTCCGGGAGTATTTTTAGGCTGCTTTTTGTCCAACCTTTTCTGCGGAGCCGCAACCTTAGATGTAATCTTTGGAAGCCTGGCAACATTAATCGGAGCCTTAGGCTCATACGCTTTAAGAAAAAATAAGTGGATGGTATGCATTCCGCCTATTTTGGCCAACACCCTTGTTATTCCCTGGGTTCTGCGTTATGCATATGGTTCAGCAGATTTAATTCCATATGCTATGCTTACAGTAGGAGCAGGAGAGATACTTGCCATTGGCGTTTTAGGAAACGGCCTTCTGGCTGCTTTGGAGAAATATAAAACGGTTATTTTTAAAAAAGGTATTGCATAAAAGCCTGATAAAAGGAGAGCGCTGTGAAAAACGGCGCTCTCTTCTTTAATTTACAGGAAACGCCTTTGGCGGATGGGCACACTCTTTTTTGATTACTCATAATATATAGAAATATTTCTGGTTTTTTATAAAGAAAAACGCTATAATAGCAGTACAAACATAGAGAAAATGACAATAAGGATGGGTATAGTTATGTATCAAATAGATTTTAAAAAGCCATGCGTTATTTATTTTATGGGAATCGGCGGAATCAGCATGAGCGGTTTAGCGGAGATATTAATGGACGAGGGATTTTCTGTAAAAGGCTCAGACGCGCGAAAGTCAGAGCTGACAGAAAAGCTGGAAGCAAAAGGCGCGGAGATTTTTTATGGACAAAGGGCCGGAAATATTCAGGAAGGATTGGACGTGGTTGTGTATACGGCGGCTATTCACCCTGACAATCCAGAATACGCAGAGGCAGTAAAAAGAGGACTTCCTATGCTGACCAGAGCAGAGCTTTTAGGTCAGATAATGAAAAATTATAAACATTCCCTGGGAGTATCAGGCACACATGGGAAGACTACTACTACCTCCATGGTAACTGAAATCTTAATGGCCGCCGACGCTGACCCGACTGTTTCAGTAGGAGGAATATTGCCGTCTATTGGAGGGAATATTAGAGTAGGAGGGCCGGAGCTGTTTGTGACAGAGGCCTGTGAATATACTAACAGTTTTTTATCCTTTTGGCCCACTATGGAAATTGTGCTGAATATAGAAGAAGACCACCTGGACTTTTTTAAAGATTTGGCTGATATCCGCAGGTCCTTCCGTTTATTTGCAGAAAAGCTTCCAAAAGAGGGGACATTTATCATTAACAGCGACATTGACAATTACCAGGAAATTTCTAAGGGGCTGGAGTGTCAGGTAATAACATTTGGAACTTCGGCTGACAGTGATTATCAAAGCGTAAACATTACCCACAGTGAAATGGCAAAAGCAGAATTTGACGTGATGAAGCAGGGAAAGTTCTGGGGACATATTGTGCTGGGAGTAGCGGGAGATCACAATGTAGCCAACGCCTTAGGCGCTTTGGCGGCCTGCGACTGCCTTGGCATCTCTGTGGAAAAAATAAAAGAAGGCCTGGAGAAATTTACAGGAACCAACAGACGATTTGAGAAAAAGGGCCAGCTGGCAGGTATCACAGTGATTGACGATTACGCCCATCATCCAAGCGAGATTAAGGCCACCTTGTCAGCAGCCAGAAATTATCCTCACAAACAAATTTGGTGCGTATTTCAGCCTCATACATACACTAGGACAAAGGCGTTTATGGACGACTTCGCCCAGGCGCTTTCTATGGCTGACCAGGTGATTCTGGCAGACATTTATGCGGCCAGGGAAACAGATAATCTGGGCGTCAGCTCTAAAGATCTGGCGGAGAAAATTAACCATTTAGGCACAAAGGCTTATTATATCCCATCATTTGATGAAATTGAAACATTTATTTTAGAAAATTGTGTCAACGGTGATTTGTTGATAACTATGGGGGCCGGAGATATAGTAAAAGTGGGGGAAAAGCTGTTAGGTAAGTAAGTTATCCACATTATCCACATAGTTTTCAACATTTTATGTAAAGAAGCTATGTGGATTTTTTAATTTACATAATGAGTTATCTGTAAATATAGAGAAACCAGAATTTAACAGGATTTCGACACAATTCGGGAAATATTTTACAATTATGTAAACATATTATCCACGTTATCCACATTATCCACAATTCAAATGGTGGATAAGTGGAAGTATTCCAATTTTAAAAAGTCTGTGGTATGATAAGGACAGAAAAAAGAAGGGGGTCCTGGTGTTGAAAATTAAGAATCCGTTTCTCATAAAAGCAACAATGATTTCCAATGAATTTATAGATAAATACATGCCTTTAGCCAACGGAGAGTATGTAAAGGTTTATTTGTACATACTGCGCCATGAGGGAGAAGAGTTTAAGGTTTCCGATATAGCGGATGCGTTAAACCATACAGAATCAGACGTAAACCGGGCGATTACTTACTGGAAGCGCCAGGGCGTGCTGGAGGAGGAAAAAAAGGACGTAAGTTTAAAAGACCAGATTTCTGATGAGCCTCAGGATAAAAGCCAGATAAAAAAATATGAGTCTAAGGAGCCGGATAGAGGCAGCGAAAAAAAGGCGGAGGACAAGCCAACGGAGCAGAGAAAGCCTTATACGGCTGACCAGGTAAATAAGCTGGCTGAGGATGAGGAGTTTACTCAGCTGCTTTATATTGCTCAAAAGTATATGAACCGTTTATTTACCCAGAGAGACAGCGAGGTGATGGCGTATTTATACGACGGCCTGAAAATGTCCTCAGAGTTAATTGAGTTTTTAGTAGAATATTGTGTGCAGAACCAGCACAGCAGTTTAAGATACATGGAAAAAGTGGCTTTAGACTGGCATGAGAGAGGAATCACTACTGTAGGCCAGGCTAAGACCAGAACTCAGGGCTTTCAAAAAGATTATTTTGCAGTGATGAGAGCCTTTGGGCTAAATGACAGAAGGCCGGCAGAGCCGGAGCTTGTTTATATGGACAAGTGGTTTAAAGAATACGGTTTTACAAAAAAGATTATTATAGAGGCCTGCGGCAGGACTATAGAAGCTATTCATCAGCCTAGTTTTCCCTATACAGACAAAATTTTATCAGGCTGGAAAGAGGCCGGGGTGAAAACCTTGGACGACATTAAAGCTTTAGATGAAAAGAGAAAGAAAAAAGAGCCTAAGCAGACTGTAAAAAAACAGAGCGGCAACCAGTTTCACAACTTTGAACAGAGAGATACAGATTACGATGCTCTTGTGATTCAGCAGTGGAAGGATTAAGGATTAAAGTAAAAAGAAAGAAGGAGAACAGCCATGGCCCTGAGCAATTCCCAGTATGATTCCATTATACGCCGTTATCAGCAGCAGCAGCTGGAGAATAAGCATGAACAGGATAAAAGAGTGGAAGAAATATATGCCAGGATACCGGCGGTAAAGGAGTTAGATCAGGCCTCCATTAAAGCGGCAGTGAAGGCGGCCAGACAGATGTTGGACGGCCGGAAGGAGGCCTTAATCAGACTGCGGGAAGAGATGGCTGATTTAAAAGAGCAGAAAGAGATTCTTC
The window above is part of the Lachnoclostridium edouardi genome. Proteins encoded here:
- a CDS encoding QueT transporter family protein, which codes for MVNKTNKTVYYMTHGAVIAAIYVVLTMMFQPISFGPVQFRISEALCILPYFTPAAVPGVFLGCFLSNLFCGAATLDVIFGSLATLIGALGSYALRKNKWMVCIPPILANTLVIPWVLRYAYGSADLIPYAMLTVGAGEILAIGVLGNGLLAALEKYKTVIFKKGIA
- the murC gene encoding UDP-N-acetylmuramate--L-alanine ligase; the encoded protein is MYQIDFKKPCVIYFMGIGGISMSGLAEILMDEGFSVKGSDARKSELTEKLEAKGAEIFYGQRAGNIQEGLDVVVYTAAIHPDNPEYAEAVKRGLPMLTRAELLGQIMKNYKHSLGVSGTHGKTTTTSMVTEILMAADADPTVSVGGILPSIGGNIRVGGPELFVTEACEYTNSFLSFWPTMEIVLNIEEDHLDFFKDLADIRRSFRLFAEKLPKEGTFIINSDIDNYQEISKGLECQVITFGTSADSDYQSVNITHSEMAKAEFDVMKQGKFWGHIVLGVAGDHNVANALGALAACDCLGISVEKIKEGLEKFTGTNRRFEKKGQLAGITVIDDYAHHPSEIKATLSAARNYPHKQIWCVFQPHTYTRTKAFMDDFAQALSMADQVILADIYAARETDNLGVSSKDLAEKINHLGTKAYYIPSFDEIETFILENCVNGDLLITMGAGDIVKVGEKLLGK
- a CDS encoding DnaD domain protein → MISNEFIDKYMPLANGEYVKVYLYILRHEGEEFKVSDIADALNHTESDVNRAITYWKRQGVLEEEKKDVSLKDQISDEPQDKSQIKKYESKEPDRGSEKKAEDKPTEQRKPYTADQVNKLAEDEEFTQLLYIAQKYMNRLFTQRDSEVMAYLYDGLKMSSELIEFLVEYCVQNQHSSLRYMEKVALDWHERGITTVGQAKTRTQGFQKDYFAVMRAFGLNDRRPAEPELVYMDKWFKEYGFTKKIIIEACGRTIEAIHQPSFPYTDKILSGWKEAGVKTLDDIKALDEKRKKKEPKQTVKKQSGNQFHNFEQRDTDYDALVIQQWKD